Proteins from one Salvelinus sp. IW2-2015 linkage group LG9, ASM291031v2, whole genome shotgun sequence genomic window:
- the LOC111968679 gene encoding proprotein convertase subtilisin/kexin type 5-like isoform X1 — translation MECWGVLTAIAAACLLGVVVSQTTAPMFALSVMNTTFIENVTETTTFSETPTVSETPTFNEKETATSHMILSTTSPGCSALCEACVPGSYSDNDTLLCSCCHEPGLCLFTGACLPCSRGFFQSLAGQQRCLPCSQGFYTNFTGSPVCQSCPAGSYSNNTGSDSCQSCSPGFYTSQQNATLCSPCQRGTFCNASSCALCQICPAGTESLQAAAKECTPCRPGLHKGPRQSMCQICSSGFFQIHWGQETCNLCPENHYCPSPDVNPILCPGVAFCPEGSTAPGYCMETFFRKAGEDCELAPITIALLVIGGGVALLFVILLVLRRMRDTDGERSLARQFLLTKERPQGEYYGIPGDAAPVYAGW, via the exons ATGGAATGTTGGGGAGTTTTGACTGCGATAGCTGCCGCTTGTCTGCTAG GTGTGGTGGTGAGCCAGACGACAGCTCCGATGTTCGCTCTTTCTGTGATGAACACCACATTCATTGAGAATGTGACAGAAACAACCACATTCAGTGAGACCCCTACAGTCAGTGAGACCCCTACATTCAATGAGAAAGAGACAGCAACCTCCCATATGATCCTCAGCACCACGTCCCCAGGCTGCTCTGCCCTCTGTGAGGCCTGTGTCCCAGGGTCCTACTCCGACAACG ACACCCTCCTGTGTTCCTGCTGCCATGAGCCAGGGTTGTGTCTGTTCACTGGGGCTTGCCTCCCATGTTCCAGAGGGTTCTTTCAGAGTCTGGCTGGACAACAGCGATGTCTGCCCTGCAGCCAGGGTTTTTACACCAA TTTCACCGGCAGCCCTGTGTGTCAGTCCTGCCCCGCAGGCTCCTACAGCAACAACACAGGCTCTGACTCCTGCCAAAGTTGTTCTCCAG GTTTCTATACGTCTCAACAAAATGCCACATTGTGCAGTCCATGTCAACGAGGAACATTCTGCAA CGCCTCCAGTTGTGCTCTGTGTCAGATCTGTCCTGCTGGTACAGAGTCCCTCCAGGCTGCTGCCAAGGAGTGCACACCTTGTCGTCCAG GCCTGCACAAGGGTCCCCGTCAGAGTATGTGTCAAATCTGCAGCAGCGGCTTCTTCCAGATCCACTGGGGCCAGGAGACCTGTAACCTCTGCCCCGAAAACCACTACTGCCCA AGTCCAGACGTGAACCCCATCCTGTGCCCTGGCGTTGCCTTCTGTCCTGAAGGCAGCACTGCTCCAGGTTACTGCATGGAGACCTTCTTCCGCAAGGCAGGGGAGGACTGCGAGCTGGCCCCTATCACCATTGCTCTACTTGTCATTGGAGGAGGGG TGGCCCTACTCTTTGTCATCCTACTGGTGTTGCGTCGAATGCGAGACACAGATGGAGAGCGTTCCCTCGCGCGACAATTTCTGTTAACCAAAGAGAGGCCGCAAGGTGAATACTACGGGATCCCAGGTGATGCCGCGCCAGTATATGCTGGTTGGTGA
- the LOC111968679 gene encoding proprotein convertase subtilisin/kexin type 5-like isoform X2, with the protein MFALSVMNTTFIENVTETTTFSETPTVSETPTFNEKETATSHMILSTTSPGCSALCEACVPGSYSDNDTLLCSCCHEPGLCLFTGACLPCSRGFFQSLAGQQRCLPCSQGFYTNFTGSPVCQSCPAGSYSNNTGSDSCQSCSPGFYTSQQNATLCSPCQRGTFCNASSCALCQICPAGTESLQAAAKECTPCRPGLHKGPRQSMCQICSSGFFQIHWGQETCNLCPENHYCPSPDVNPILCPGVAFCPEGSTAPGYCMETFFRKAGEDCELAPITIALLVIGGGVALLFVILLVLRRMRDTDGERSLARQFLLTKERPQGEYYGIPGDAAPVYAGW; encoded by the exons ATGTTCGCTCTTTCTGTGATGAACACCACATTCATTGAGAATGTGACAGAAACAACCACATTCAGTGAGACCCCTACAGTCAGTGAGACCCCTACATTCAATGAGAAAGAGACAGCAACCTCCCATATGATCCTCAGCACCACGTCCCCAGGCTGCTCTGCCCTCTGTGAGGCCTGTGTCCCAGGGTCCTACTCCGACAACG ACACCCTCCTGTGTTCCTGCTGCCATGAGCCAGGGTTGTGTCTGTTCACTGGGGCTTGCCTCCCATGTTCCAGAGGGTTCTTTCAGAGTCTGGCTGGACAACAGCGATGTCTGCCCTGCAGCCAGGGTTTTTACACCAA TTTCACCGGCAGCCCTGTGTGTCAGTCCTGCCCCGCAGGCTCCTACAGCAACAACACAGGCTCTGACTCCTGCCAAAGTTGTTCTCCAG GTTTCTATACGTCTCAACAAAATGCCACATTGTGCAGTCCATGTCAACGAGGAACATTCTGCAA CGCCTCCAGTTGTGCTCTGTGTCAGATCTGTCCTGCTGGTACAGAGTCCCTCCAGGCTGCTGCCAAGGAGTGCACACCTTGTCGTCCAG GCCTGCACAAGGGTCCCCGTCAGAGTATGTGTCAAATCTGCAGCAGCGGCTTCTTCCAGATCCACTGGGGCCAGGAGACCTGTAACCTCTGCCCCGAAAACCACTACTGCCCA AGTCCAGACGTGAACCCCATCCTGTGCCCTGGCGTTGCCTTCTGTCCTGAAGGCAGCACTGCTCCAGGTTACTGCATGGAGACCTTCTTCCGCAAGGCAGGGGAGGACTGCGAGCTGGCCCCTATCACCATTGCTCTACTTGTCATTGGAGGAGGGG TGGCCCTACTCTTTGTCATCCTACTGGTGTTGCGTCGAATGCGAGACACAGATGGAGAGCGTTCCCTCGCGCGACAATTTCTGTTAACCAAAGAGAGGCCGCAAGGTGAATACTACGGGATCCCAGGTGATGCCGCGCCAGTATATGCTGGTTGGTGA
- the mrpl35 gene encoding large ribosomal subunit protein bL35m — protein sequence MAATMARNVPGLMRPLTLFARGQQICRFSTIINRQTVQRSLVTTPAWASLSAKGFQTPKQSILQRVAPFIPNLVQQPSRNLTYISVKKGKRKSVRSVVKRFMRLHCGLWIRRKAGYKKKLWKKLPARKKRLREHVFCNKTQNKLLDKMTTKFWKRRNWFVNDPYKKYHERVNLKV from the exons ATGGCAGCCACCATGGCCAGGAACGTCCCTG GCTTGATGAGGCCGTTGACTCTGTTTGCCAGGGGGCAGCAGATATGTCGGTTCTCCACCATAATCAATCGTCAAACTGTCCAGAGGTCTCTGGTCACTACTCCTGCATGGGCCTCTCTGTCCGCCAAAGGCTTCCAGACACCCAAGCAGAGCATCCTGCAACG GGTTGCACCTTTCATTCCCAACCTGGTCCAGCAACCAAGCAGAAACCTCACGTACATCAGTGTGAAAAAAGGAAAGAGGAAATCTGTGAGGTCAGTGGTGAAGAGGTTCATGCGTCTGCACTGTGGTCTGTGGATTAGACGCAAG GCTGGATACAAGAAAAAACTGTGGAAGAAGTTGCCTGCCAGAAAGAAGCGTTTAAGGGAGCATGTGTTTTGTAACAAAACACAGAATAAGCTCTTGGACAAAATGACCACAAAATTCTGGAAGAGGAGGAACTGGTTTGTCAATGATCCCTACAAGAAATATCATGAACGTGTCAACCTGAAAGTCTAA
- the reep1 gene encoding receptor expression-enhancing protein 1, with the protein MVSWIISRLVVLVFGTLYPAYSSYKAVKSKDVKEYVKWMMYWIIFALFTTMETITDIFICWVPFYYELKIAFVVWLLSPYTKGSSVLYRKFVHPTLSSKEKDIDDYLCQAKDKSYDTLVTFGRKGLNVAATAAVLAATKSQGVLSDRLRSFSMHDLSAYQSNPTEMDSGSVPTQSAAGQQRARTMMRSKSESGYTKGQDLDMTEYEVLRFDQCDTKELLSHAITPPKPTLPPSPSLTPQPSPPPSLAPPAPEQTEDMGGDTSTSTPQLRLIKRKAPEPPPRDIRPLTRSRIAQLTSKREAM; encoded by the exons ATGGTTTCTTGGATAATCTCTAGACTTGTggt GCTTGTATTTGGCACACTATATCCTGCATACTCCTCATACAAAGCTGTCAAGTCAAAGGATGTGAAGGAATAT GTGAAATGGATGATGTACTGGATCATATTTGCACTATTCACCACCATGGAAACCATCACGGATATATTTATCTGTTG GGTTCCTTTCTATTATGAGCTGAAGATTGCCTTTGTGGTATGGTTACTGTCTCCTTACACAAAGGGGTCCAGTGTTCTATACAGGAAGTTTGTTCACCCAACACTATCTTCAAAAGAGAAG GATATTGATGACTATCTCTGCCAAGCAAAGGACAAAAGCTACGATACTCTGGTGACTTTTGGGAGGAAAGGTTTGAATGTAGCAGCCACAGCTGCAGTCCTGGCTGCGACAAAG AGCCAAGGAGTACTGTCAGATAGACTACGAAGTTTCAGCATGCATGACTTGTCCGCCTACCAGtccaacccaactgagatggacTCTGGATCTGTCCCCACTCAGTCTGCAGCTGGACAACAGAGGGCCAGGACCATGATGCGCAGCAAGTCAGAGAGTGGCTACACCAAGG GGCAGGATTTGGACATGACTGAGTATGAGGTGTTGAGATTCGACCAGTGTGACACCAAGGAGCTGCTGTCCCACGCTATTACTCCCCCCAAACCCACactccctccttcaccctccctGACCCCCCAGccctctccacctccatcccTTGCACCCCCAGCACCAGAGCAGACTGAGGACATGGGGGGGGACACATCAACAAGCACCCCACAGCTCAGGCTGATTAAGAGGAAGGCGCCTGAG CCTCCTCCTAGGGACATAAGACCTCTCACAAGATCCAGGATTGCCCAGCTGACTTCAAAGAGAGAAGCCATGTGA
- the LOC111968682 gene encoding charged multivesicular body protein 3 — MKMGLFGKTQDKPPKDLVNEWSLKIRKEMRVIDRQIRDIQREEEKVKRSIKDAAKKGHRDVCVVLAKEMVQSKRAVSKLYASKAQMNSVLLSMKNQLSVLRVAGALQKSTEVMKAMQSLVKIPEIQGTMRELSKEMMKAGIIEEMLEDTFESMEDDEMEEAAEAEVDKILFEITAGALGKAPSKVTDALPEMEPPAAASEDESEEDIEEMQSRLAALRS; from the exons ATGAAAATGGGACTGTTCGGGAAAACACAAGATAAACCACCAAAAGACTTG GTAAATGAATGGTCACTCAAAATCAGGAAAGAGATGAGAGTGATTGACAGACAAATTCGAG ACattcagagggaggaggagaaggtaaaGAGATCCATCAAAGATGCTGCTAAAAAGGGACACAGGGACGTGTGTGTGGTTCTTGCAAAAGAGATGGTCCAGTCGAAGCGTGCAGTCAGCAAACTTTATGCCTCCAAAGCCCAAATGAACTCTGTACTCCTCAGCATGAAGAACCAGCTTT CTGTATTGCGTGTAGCTGGCGCCCTTCAGAAGAGCACAGAGGTCATGAAAGCCATGCAGAGCTTAGTGAAGATCCCAGAGATCCAGGGCACCATGAGGGAGCTGTCCAAGGAGATGATGAAG GCTGGTATCATAGaggagatgctggaggatacCTTTGAAAGCATGGAGGATGATGAGATGGAGGAGGCAGCAGAGGCAGAAGTTGATAAGATCCTCTTTGAGATCACAGCAG GCGCCCTTGGCAAAGCGCCCAGCAAAGTCACAGACGCCCTACCTGAAATGGAGCCTCCTGCGGCAGCCTCAGAGGATGAGTCGGAGGAGGACATTGAGGAGATGCAGTCTAGACTGGCAGCCTTAAGGAGCTAA